A genomic stretch from Festucalex cinctus isolate MCC-2025b chromosome 13, RoL_Fcin_1.0, whole genome shotgun sequence includes:
- the LOC144033150 gene encoding uncharacterized protein LOC144033150, whose product MIVLDSLAEVTRNLGLANKSTIFELHAYTEAEKVHSQPVSFGASSHALERYDYRSLNGFHKGDTLQAMAQCSVGQQAKPSVKDVKITTQDSTVSQQCKMSLRSSVSRTMKSCDATALNADVQIMGNVTHKKMQFKPIGKQVVQDLCTRFKWDLEKLVAEESANGGLLGLPCQKEKIIGDGNCFFRAVSQAVCGSQKNHRKIRLAVVKQMESNAVVYETFLRSEYSSMDEYIKQSKMRNVGSWATEVEIQATADCLGVNIFTYYDGKWLEYSSKAKEGIYLENSNGNHYETVICVYHPELQKCYGLCKAYLANFEAYNLRRQNIVQGSCIQVSVKSVNNTDNLNLTRTLSIKKEVVNIEDDGIAQTKYSKSNSFISKYLIQKYRYQKKTNYQDNVSHRNKLKEMRVAKYHLNALHRDKLRDKSRKKYWENPFLREKVKELSVKKYCENTVHREKVKDKSIKKYWQNEPHRKKMKEISANKYRQDETHREKVKEMSIKKYRQNELHKEKVKEMSTINYWHNVLHRKSVKLRSKSKYDSNPDHKKKVKAATRCRMQKIKERSTQIDFIMNFFLDKVKNGPEFVCSVCHRLLFRRQVLFYKTDNYKKNKIVAAIAEKCVTEKYLHKCSVDCVVPCRALQSARGQLWICFTCNGKIIKGEIPPECVINNLTVQPIPPDLACLNSLEQHLIALHIPFMKMLALPKGGQNGVHGPVTCVPANIVQTNNLLPRSNMEGSLLAVKLKRKLTYKGYYEYQFVDTMRIRQALQILKQTNVHYKDVNFNETWINEFCREQGEVVENVNNVESGENSNVEDDLLHDRQQHCMFQDTCLMPVDIGQEALDQYFDDVLNLAPAEGNNPVKLLSDHTNEAKCFPVLFPQGRNTYHDSRQYRLTLARYFNNRILHADGRFAQNVEYIFFAQYMSEIEQVISNVSIALRKGNKGQTFKKLSKDMLKNEESLRDLLKFDEGYRFLKPIRGTPAFWQGVQRDLIACVRQLGVPTWFCSFSSADIRWKTLLNSILKNNGRTQTAEELEWADKCELLRHNPVAAARYFDFRWHIFLREVLMSDSHPIGKILDYFHRVEFQQRGSPHTHCFFWIFNAPLIDKNTDDEVCEFIDKYVTCELPSEDEALLDIVTSVQEHSKQHTKSCKKKNTVCRFNYPRPASSRTFISRKKTDENDKKQCKCKVDKDALAKCACKNEEQQESIRAAEIMTAVKTALSGKNASFNSVEHLFESLGINQETFEDAYQRFSRNTHVLKRDVNAVWVNPYNKSLLKCWNANMDIQYVIDAYACIVYIISYISKSEREMGLLLRNAQSEAAKDGNVSAKAALKNLGSVYLQNREVSAQEAVYRLTNMHLKECSRKVVFVPTGDNQVKLSLPLNVLRQKAASQNLTTEDMWMTNTVERYKNRPNDATFNDMCMATFASEYRVLSKNEKCQNRITLNNDCGFIAKRTRTKPAVVRYMRFSESKNSELFYQSRMQLFLPYRVDTQLKPPNCELFEQFYKNGHVRFNDGSKHSVKSVVDLNRSKFEKEANELEAIQNMIDSDGILENAWCDLFPEQELERLQCEEERKNKDQIVEEVENIPDLAVGNQKIAHLEKRNNIMSRSDGLALIRSLNKTQLSVFYQIRQWCLEKLAGKNPDLLHVFITGGAGTGKTHLIKAIQYEATRLLSTVCRHPDNVCVLITAPTGIAAYNLHASTIHHTFSISKDCRLPYTPLGEEKLNSLRAKYSDLQILIID is encoded by the coding sequence ATGATTGTATTGGATTCCCTGGCTGAAGTTACACGTAATTTAGGTTTGGCTAATAAGAGCACAATATTTGAGCTCCATGCGTACACCGAGGCAGAAAAAGTACATTCCCAACCAGTGTCATTTGGAGCTTCAAGTCATGCTTTAGAGCGTTATGATTACAGAAGCTTGAATGGTTTTCATAAGGGAGACACACTACAAGCAATGGCTCAATGTTCAGTGGGTCAACAAGCTAAACCGTCTGTAAAGGATGTAAAAATTACTACACAGGATTCTACTGTATCACAGCAATGTAAGATGTCATTGAGAAGTAGCGTTTCAAGGACAATGAAAAGTTGTGACGCTACTGCACTTAATGCTGATGTGCAGATAATGGGCAATGTGACTCATAAAAAGATGCAATTTAAACCTATTGGTAAACAAGTTGTCCAAGATTTATGTACACGATTTAAATGGGATTTAGAGAAACTTGTTGCAGAGGAGTCTGCAAATGGTGGTTTACTAGGGCTTCCATGccagaaagagaaaataataggtGATGGGAACTGTTTCTTTCGAGCAGTATCTCAAGCTGTGTGTGGTTCACAAAAGAACCACAGAAAAATCAGACTAGCTGTTGTAAAACAAATGGAATCAAATGCAGTTGTGtatgaaacatttttaaggAGTGAGTACTCTTCAATGGATGAgtatataaaacaatcaaaaatgCGAAATGTTGGCAGTTGGGCTACTGAAGTAGAAATTCAAGCAACAGCAGATTGTTTAGGAGtcaatatatttacatattatgATGGTAAGTGGTTAGAATATAGTTCAAAAGCAAAAGAGGGAATTTACCTAGAAAATAGCAATGGTAATCATTATGAAACTGTTATTTGTGTGTATCATCCAGAACTGCAGAAGTGTTATGGTTTGTGTAAAGCCTATCTGGCCAACTTCGAAGCATATAAtttaagaaggcaaaatataGTTCAAGGTTCATGTATACAAGTAAGTGTTAAAAGTGTAAACAACACTGACAATTTGAATCTAACCAGAACACTAAGTATTAAGAAAGAAGTTGTGAATATTGAGGATGATGGTATAGcgcaaacaaaatattcaaagagtaatagttttatttcaaagtatttgATACAGAAGTATAGATATCAAAAGAAAACTAATTATCAAGACAACGTATCGCATAGAAATAAACTAAAGGAAATGCGTGTTGCGAAATATCACCTAAATGCATTGCATCGGGACAAACTTAGggacaaaagtagaaaaaaatattgggaaAACCCTTTTCTAagggaaaaagtgaaagaattGAGTGTAAAGAAATATTGTGAAAACACAGTGCATAGAGAAAAAGTCAAAGACAAGAGTATAAAAAAGTATTGGCAAAACGAAccgcatagaaaaaaaatgaaagaaattagtgcaaataaatatcggcaAGATGAAACACATagggaaaaagtgaaagaaatgagtataaagaaatatcggcaaaatgaattgcataaggaaaaagtgaaagaaatgagcACAATAAATTATTGGCATAACGTGTTGCACAGGAAAAGCGTTAAACTTCGAAGTAAAAGTAAGTATGATAGTAATCCCGATCACAAGAAAAAAGTTAAGGCAGCTACCAGATGTAGGATGCAAAAAATTAAAGAGAGGTCAACACAGATAGATTtcattatgaatttttttttggataaagtGAAAAATGGGCCGGAATTTGTGTGTAGCGTCTGCCATAGATTGTTATTTAGACGCcaggttttattttataaaaccgataattacaagaaaaataaaatagtagctGCAATAGCTGAAAAATGTGTcacagaaaaatatttgcacaaaTGTAGTGTGGACTGTGTAGTACCATGTAGGGCATTACAGTCAGCTAGAGGCCAGCTGTGGATTTGCTTCACCTGCAATGGTAAGATTATTAAAGGCGAAATACCTCCTGAATGCGTAATTAACAATTTGACAGTCCAACCCATTCCACCTGACTTGGCATGTTTGAATAGCTTGGAACAACATTTGATTGCCTTACATATACCATTTATGAAAATGTTAGCTTTACCTAAAGGTGGGCAAAATGGAGTACATGGACCAGTGACGTGTGTTCCAGCAAATATtgtgcaaacaaacaatttgCTGCCTCGTTCTAATATGGAAGGGTCTTTATTGGCTGTAAAACTGAAGCGAAAATTAACATATAAAGGTTATTATGAATACCAATTTGTTGATACGATGCGCATAAGACAagcattacaaattttaaaacaaacaaatgtgcattATAAAGATGTTAATTTTAACGAAACCTGGATAAATGAGTTTTGTAGGGAACAAGGTGAAGTTGTAGAAAATGTCAATAATGTGGAAAGTGGTGAAAActcaaatgttgaagatgacctTTTGCATGATAGACAACAACATTGTATGTTTCAAGACACCTGTTTAATGCCTGTTGATATTGGCCAGGAAGCGCTCGATCAGTACTttgatgatgttttaaatttggcaCCAGCAGAAGGCAATAATCCTGTGAAATTGCTTTCTGATCATACAAATGAAGCCAAATGCTTCCCAGTCTTATTTCCACAGGGACGAAATACATACCACGATAGTAGGCAATATCGACTAACTTTGGCACGTTATTTCAACAACAGAATTTTACATGCTGATGGAAGGTTTgcacaaaatgttgaatatatattttttgctcagtACATGTCTGAGATAGAGCAGGTTATCTCAAATGTATCCATTGCATTACGCAAAGGAAACAAaggtcaaacatttaaaaagctgAGCAAAGATatgttaaaaaatgaagaaTCATTGAGGGATTTATTAAAGTTTGATGAAGGTTATCGTTTCCTTAAACCTATAAGAGGTACCCCAGCTTTTTGGCAGGGAGTACAACGAGACCTGATTGCCTGTGTTCGTCAgcttggtgttcctacctggttttgttcattttcttcgGCTGACATTCGTTGGAAAACCCTTCTGaacagtattttaaaaaataacggTAGAACACAGACAGCAGAAGAGTTAGAATGGGCAGACAAATGTGAACTGCTTCGTCACAATCCCGTAGCTGCTGCAAGATATTTTGATTTTCGCTGGCATATCTTTTTGCGCGAGGTGCTTATGTCTGATTCACATCCAATTGGTAAAATCCTGGATTACTTTCACAGGGTGGAATTTCAGCAGCGTGGTTCACCTCATACTCACTGCTTTTTTTGGATTTTCAATGCTCCACTGattgacaaaaacacagatgatgAAGTATGTGAATTTATCGATAAATATGTAACATGTGAATTACCTTCAGAAGATGAGGCATTATTAGACATAGTCACATCTGTACAGGAGCATTCAAAGCAACATACCAaatcatgtaaaaagaaaaacacagtttGTCGTTTCAATTATCCCAGGCCAGCATCCAGTAGGACATTTATTAGTCGtaagaaaactgatgaaaatgacaaaaaacaatgcaaatgtAAGGTAGATAAAGATGCTTTAGCAAAATGTGCATGTAAAAATGAGGAACAGCAAGAATCTATCAGAGCAGCAGAAATTATGACAGCAGTAAAGACTGCTCTTTCAGGTAAAAATGCTAGCTTCAACTCTGTGGAACATTTGTTTGAAAGCCTCGGCATAAATCAAGAAACGTTTGAGGATGCATATCAACGCTTTAGTCGAAATACACATGTTTTGAAAAGGGACGTTAACGCAGTTTGGGTAAATCCGTACAATAAGTCACTGCTAAAATGTTGGAATGCAAACATGGACATACAATACGTTATTGATGCATATGCATGCATAGTGTACATAATTTCTTATATTTCAAAGTCAGAAAGGGAAATGGGATTACTGTTAAGAAATGCTCAAAGTGAAGCCGCAAAAGATGGAAATGTTTCGGCAAAGGCTGCATTAAAAAATCTCGGTAGTGTTTATCTACAGAACAGAGAGGTCTCTGCTCAAGAGGCAGTCTATCGATTAACAAATATGCATCTGAAGGAATGCTCAAGGAAAGTTGTTTTTGTACCAACAGGGGACAATCAAGTGAAACTAAGTTTGCCTTTAAATGTGTTACGGCAAAAGGCGGCATCACAAAATCTTACCACGGAAGACATGTGGATGACCAATACAGTAGAACGGTATAAAAATAGACCCAATGATGCCACTTTTAATGATATGTGTATGGCCACATTTGCatcagaatatcgtgttttGAGTAAGAATGAGAAATGCCAAAATCGGATTACACTGAATAATGATTGCGGTTTCATCGCAAAAAGAACACGAACAAAACCTGCAGTAGTTCGATACATGCGCTTTTCTGAAAGTAAAAATTCAGAATTGTTTTACCAAAGTAGGATGCAATTGTTTTTGCCATATCGGGTAGATACACAGCTAAAACCTCCCAACTGCGAATTATTTGAACAGTTTTACAAAAATGGTCATGTGAGATTTAATGATGGTTCAAAACATTCAGTGAAGTCGGTTGTTGATTTGAACAGAAGTAAATTTGAAAAAGAAGCAAATGAATTGGAAGCCATCCAGAATATGATTGATTCTGATGGCATTTTAGAAAATGCTTGGTGTGATCTGTTCCCCGAACAAGAGCTAGAGCGATTACAATGTGAGGAGGAACGGAAAAACAAAGACCAgatagtagaagaagtagaaaatATTCCGGATTTAGCTGTAGGTAAccaaaaaatagcacatttggaaAAGAGAAATAACATAATGAGCAGAAGTGATGGCTTGGCTTTAATTAGATCTCTCAATAAGACACAATTGTCTGTTTTCTATCAAATACGACAGTGGTGTTTAGAAAAGTTAGCAGGGAAAAATCCCGATCTATTGCATGTATTCATTACAGGTGGTGCCGGGACAGGAAAAACCCATTTAATAAAAGCTATTCAATATGAAGCAACAAGACTGTTGTCAACAGTCTGCCGCCATCCTGacaatgtttgtgttttgataACTGCTCCAACAGGAATTGCTGCATACAAtttgcatgcatcaactattcATCATACATTTAGCATAAGCAAAGATTGTCGCTTACCTTACACACCATTGGGTGAGGAAAAGCTTAATTCATTGCGTGCTAAATATAGTGATTTGCAAATTCTCATAATAGATTAA
- the LOC144033151 gene encoding uncharacterized protein LOC144033151, translated as MVVDASLCSSSFVEEVVQQEVTQRPVVDASLSCSSGVKDAVQEELPRERTSRMEHAAKISPNRIQSKTIGNANTSMCYVLEGDVTCNSFLTDMNTAYDSYAHTDSSSINVHPISFGAPSDALECQCRSVNGSFHQGDSRLNHPGKQCMAIAYVGLANHTVSSAFSWCSEDLDKVLVLGDRLYTLLKNSDKFSSSHNYLMVPDLPKQLVFEGTLFEFKEIDVVSGFIPMVDKTIIVECQDVTILKGLQKIHDQVDLCLLTMGCYTCAIISKNGQYAVFDSHARSASGMPDGDGKSVVVYFNCLQDVYDHICNLTKKDM; from the exons ATGGTGGTGGATGCCAGTCTTTGTTCTTCCAGTTTTGTGGAAGAGGTTGTGCAGCAAGAG gTAACACAAAGACCAGTGGTGGATGCAAGTTTGTCTTGTTCCAGTGGTGTGAAAGACGCTGTGCAGGAGGAG TTGCCGAGGGAGAGGACTTCTCGCATGGAGCATGCAGCCAAGATCAGTCCCAACCGTATACAAAGTAAGACCATTGGTAATGCAAATACATCTATGTGTTATGTTTTAGAAGGTGATGTTACATGTAATTCATTCTTGACTGATATGAACACAGCATATGACAGTTATGCACATACTGATAGCTCCAGTATTAATGTTCATCCAATATCATTCGGAGCTCCAAGTGATGCTCTAGAGTGTCAATGCAGAAGTGTGAATGGGTCTTTTCATCAAGGAGACAGTCGGTTGAACCATCCAGGTAAGCAGTGTATGGCTATAGCGTATGTGGGTCTAGCAAATCACACAGTTAGTAGTGCGTTTTCATGGTGTTCGGAAGATTTAGACAAAGTTCTTGTTTTAGGTGATCGTTTGTATACATTATTGAAAAATAGTGACAAGTTCAGTAGCTCACATAACTATTTAATGGTGCCAGACTTGCCAAAGCAGCTAGTTTTTGAAGGAACGCTGTTTGAGTTTAAGGAAATAGATGTGGTGTCTGGATTTATACCGATGGTCGATAAAACAATTATTGTGGAATGTCAAGACGTTACTATTTTAAAAGGATTGCAAAAGATACATGATCAAGTTGATTTATGTTTGCTGACCATGGGTTGTTATACATGTGCAATCATTAGCAAAAATGGACAGTATGCAGTGTTTGATTCCCATGCTCGCAGTGCTAGTGGAATGCCAGATGGTGATGGTAAAAGTGTTGTAGTTTACTTTAATTGTCTTCAAGATGTTTATGATCATATAtgtaatttgacaaaaaaagacatGTAG